AGAAGCTGACCGCTGTCTGCATCCGTCTCTCTGATCGGGAACACCGACGTTTGTACTCGCTCGGTGTCGTCCCATTCGACCACCGAACTCACGAGGATGGCGCGTTGTGGCTGATCAGTATCCGTTTGCAACTCAACATTCAGTCCAGAGGTGCGTTCGTCGCCACCGTAGATGTGGGCCACGCGCTCCCGGAGTGGTGAGCGGTAGTCCGACGTGACGAGATCGATAAGTGGAGTGCCAGTGAGTTCCTCTGGGGATTCTGCCCCTAAAAGTGCACAGGCCATGGGGTTCGCGTAGACGATGTCTAGATCAGAGTGAATAAAGAACAACTCCGGCATCGTCTTTGTAAGCATAATTGAAATATACTGTCGAATAGGGAAGTACCTACGGGGTGCCAACCAATTATATTATTAAACATTCTGTTTCTTTTTATTGTGTGATATAATAACACGCAATGCTTGATGTGAACAAGCAAATTCTGTTTGCTGGATGCATCCACTATATTTCACACGCTAGGTGGTAGCTATGTCAGCAGATTTCTGTTGTTCACTGGATCAGCCATCATTCAGGTGAACTTAGGAGTCTCTCTATAAAGAACAAAGTTTGTCTTAACAGTTACCATGATACTATCACGGGGTCTGCCAAGCTGATCTATCGAGGTTTTATCAGAACTTGCCGTGCAAGATGCAGGGCGCGAATGTGGCATCGCTGTCGATCTGTTTTCGGCCTGTTTGATTCGAGTAGTACAGGATTAACACTATAACACATAGAATGTTCCCCATCGAACTGTGTTCAGTATATATCGACAGGCTGCGCGTAGTGTAGTTGTTTACACAATTAACCACGGCGAGAGGTCCAGAATGCTCAACTGTTTCATGGTCCAGTTTACCTATTGACACTGATACCCGTCTTCGAATCGCCTATGTGTTTGAAACACTCATCGATACGGGATCAAACACGTACAGCGGCTCTCGTTTCGACCATGGTATCCATAACATACCACCAGTAGTATCGCATTTATTTTGGCAATATGCGTATTTTTATACTTTTAATATATTAAATTCATATAAAAAATATTATAATATGAGGTGGTAGAGATAGTATCTACATTTTTATTACCATCTACTTACGCCAAGTAGGCTAATTGTTACAATATACCTATCTGGTCAGTTATAATTGTGAACTCTTCCAGTGGTGGCTGTCCGAACTGTGGATCAAGCGACACAGTCGAACAGCGGGTCCTGGAACACTGTCACTGTGGTTGCATCCAGAAACGTTCGGCATTCACAAACGGCTGTCCAAAATGCTCTCACTCCGAGATTGAAGACGAGATGCGATCAGTGGGAACGATCCGCATCTGCAACGTGTGTGACAACAACTGGCGACCGAGGGCAGATGGTGGATCGGTCTCGACCAATCGAACCGGAGATCACGATAGCCAGATCGACCTCAGCAAGTATCAGTACTTCACAAAGCCGCTTAGTTAGAACGTCTGCTTGCTGAAGGTGTGTCTAAAACCAAACAAGCAGACGGTGAGATCCACGAGGACCAGCTTCTTAACTTTCTCGTCAACCGCCTTGACGAGGAAGTTTCGCTCTCGTTAGCCAATAACGCTGAAATCACTGCTGAAGACATCTATGAGGTCCTCGTCGGCGCTTGCGCCGACGGGACCTCTGTCTCTACGCTCTGTGCGTCGAGCCAGAACTCACCCGCTGGGAACACGGTCCTCTACCATCTTCGGACGAAGTTCGAGCCGGAACGGCTCGAACGAGTCGCTAACACGCTCCTGCGAAAGGATCTCGATGAATTGCTCCCCGAACAGGTGGAGGTCTGCGCAGACCTCCACCTGCGGCCCTACTACGGTGACGAAGACGACACAGACGGCCTCTATCACTCGGTAGCGAAGCGTGGAACCACTGCGTTCCACGCCTATGCCACACTCTACGCGCGTGTGAAGAACAAACGCTACACGCTGGCGGTACGCCGTCTCAAAGACGGCGATACCGCAAGTAGTGTCCTCGCTGAGTTCTTCGGTGTCCTCGACGGCCTTGACGCCGGGGTCAAGGCCGTCTACCTTGATCGCGGATTCTACGACAGTAAGTGTCTCACGCTGCTTCAGGCGCACAATTACGCGTACGTGATCCCGATCATCCGGTGGGGTGAGGCGATTCAGCAAGAGCTCTCGGAAGGATGGAGTCGCGTCATTCAGCATGATCTGACGGGGAAACTCGACGGTCACAGCTGGACCGTCGATTTTCCCGTCTACATCGACTGTACGTACCTAAATGGGAAGTATGACGAGAACGGTGTGGCGCGTCACGGCTACGCCGCTGACGCGCCGTTCATCGACTCACCACGGGACGCTCGATACCACTACTCGAAACGCTTCGGTATCGAGTCAAGCTATCGCTTGTTTGAGCAAGCGATAGCGACAACGACAACACGAGATCCAACGGTACGGCTGCTGTACGTGGTGGTGAGTCTCCTCTTACAGAACGTCTGGCGGTACCTTCACTACGAGTATGTGGCGACGCCCCGCCGAGGCGGGCGTCGCCTCTGGTGGTGGCCGTACAAGGAGTTCGTCAATATGATTCGACGAGCTGCGTGGACGGCCCTCGCGGTGCGTCGGGCCGTCCCCGCGAATCGGCCACCTGACGACCGATTCCACCGCTAACCACCGACCGAGCAAGCCAGCGGAGTGAGTGGCGACGCTGTCGCGTCGGCGGCTGACCGCCGCCGACAGCGACAGCTCTCCGTCGATCCGTCCGTAATTCTCTCGTCGAGACCGTCAGTACAACCGCTTCGACACAGAACTCAGGCCGCAGAAACAGCTAGCCGAGGATGCTTTGTGAGGTACTGATGTTAGGTAATGTTTTTTGAAAGTTTTCCAATCGTCAAACGACGCCCACTGCATAACTTGTAGTGGACCAACGTCAGAATCTAAAAGAGTGTTACAGAATGTCCTCCTACCGTCGTGCAATCCGAGATATTGCCAACCTTCATCTCCAGTCTCATCTTGAATCCTATCAGCAGCAGCTTGGACGTGCCTAATACATGTACGCATGGAGTGGTCGATTACTTCATCACTGGAATCAACATCAGATGTTTCTTCGACCGTTTGAATTCGAATAGCAAGACTCGATGGTACAGGTGTCTCTCTGTATTTATCTCCTTTCCCTTCCCATACTCTCAACACGTAATCTCCGTTATCTCTCCGGCGTAGGTCTTTGAACTGAACGTCGCCTATCTCTTGCCGTCGTAGGCCACAGTAAGATGCTAATCCCCATGCGATACTGGAAGTAGTGTTATCGATTTCATCGTACAACGCTTCGCGTTCTTCCTTGGTCAAGCTCACACGAAAACCGTCATCCTCCTCGTAGGATTCCAGTTGCATCTATGTCCAATTACAATATGTTTACGGACATAATAGTATGGATTTAATTTGAACGGTAGAATTACGTCTCTTAGGGTAGGGTAAGAGCGACGAGAACAGCACTGTATAATCTATTTTGTCCAACTCTGTGTAGGAAGTTGGACAATAGATTCTAACTTTACGATGTACATTTCCATAATACATTCTCAATACTAATTAATATCATACAGAATACATTAATTTACCTTTGGTGATTTTGATGACCTATGGGAGATATTCAGGATTTCGAAGATTTCGTTGAATCCTTAGAAGAGATTAGCAAGATGGGTTTCGTGGGCTCTGTTGAAATCCTCATCAAGTGACATATTCCGACCCAGTCTCGGTCCGTACAACGCGCTCAACTACTCTCTCATATCAAAACGCAAACGTTCTAACGAAACTAAAATACGAAGCAGAAAGTAGCATATTAGTAATGTAGCTAGAATGATAAGACTCACGGTAGTTCCCAAAGGGACAGCTATCGATATCGCCATCCAAACGGGGACAGCTAACAAAATATGAACTGGTTTGATCCTCATATTGCCTGCTATTTTCTTCGATTTAATGGACATATTATCGATGTAGCATCCTATTCACTTGTACTTTAATGCGAAGATTTGTTGAAATATTCAGCAAGTGATTCATTCTGGGCCGGTCGCGGTCAGTACGGGAAACTCACGCCTCAATCAACACGCAGCTCTCAGCGACCGGCTATTTCAGACGAGAACATATCTGAAGAATAGGATTTCAACAGAGCCGTTTCGTGGAAACTCATAGAAATGCAGATACAGGTGTCGGAAAGACACTCGAAGATTTGCTTGGAATTGAGGAAAACAATGTACCCGGACCAGATACGGCTGGTGTCGAACTGAAGTCTGTTAGAAATTCATCAGGTAGTCTCACATCTCTGTTCACTAAGGAACCTCCGAAAGGTGATGAGTATAGACCATTCTGGTCACAGAAGATGGTCAATGAGTTAGGTTATGTTGATGATAAAGGTAGGCAAGCTCTGAAAGTCACCGTTAGACCTGATGAGCCGAATAATCGTGGTTTCTACTTAGATTACACTGATGACACAATAGAAGTTGTTCACGAAGATGTAGGTACGTGTGCTATTTATCCAATTGAATGGTTACAAGAAAAATTCGAAGATAAATTCCCTCAGATGGTTATGGTATTTGCAGATTCAGAAAAACGTGATGGGAGAGAATATTTCCATTATGTGGATGCGTACCATCTCGACGGTTTCGACGGAGACGAATTCCTTGAATTGATGCGTGAAGGAATCATTACTCTAGACCTCCGAATGCACCTGAAAGAATCTGGTGCGAATAGAAACCGTGGTACTGCTTGGAGGATTATGGATGAAAGCAAGCTTGACCGAGCATTCGCAGAACGTACACCTCTACTAGATGATATAGACCCCGAAGATTATCGAGATAGTGGTCAAACAACACTTCCAAGCGACGACGACGATTAGTTAGTTTCTGGTGCTCTGAGAATCACGATATTCTCATTAGACATTAGCTCACCAGTGTCTCCAGTAACGTTCTCTGGAGCATTGGAAAGTGGCATAGTTTTGTTCGGAATCTCTCGCGGTAGATTCACGTCGAATTCATATCCTAAGTGCTCACACAGTTCTACCGTAATAAGGTGAGTCGGGATATTCACTCGGCTCATTGTTCGATTGGCTACTACCCACGCAACTGGTTGACTGGGTTTAGCTATCTTCGCTACTTCTTCCATCACAGCATAATAATCTGAGAAGAAATTGAGTGCATCATCTGACCTTCCTTCTTTCTCTCTCAAGGTCTCCAGCGTTTCTTTGAGAGCAGGCGAATATTCTTCTAAATCAGATAGCGGCTCTACAATCTCGTTTTTACCACCAAGTCCATTTTTGTCTACGTTACGCATCTCGTCGTAGGTGACTTTACCAGTCAAGAGAGCAGGGTCTTGTGAGAATTGACCGTAGGCTACTGTTGTTTTATGGTCGCCGTATGGTGGTGATGTAATGACAATATCTGCAACATCTTCTCCAACATCTTCAGTGGCTGACCGGGAATCTGAATAGTGTATCGTAGTTTCTAACGAATGGTCTACAACATCACTATATTCCAACATCAGGTTATAATTTTCTTTTAGCTTTTTCGTGAATATAGATTCCAAATCTGGGTTGTGTTCTTCCCTATCTTCTTCAGATAAACGATACCGTTTGAATTCTCCGTTACGTTGATAGCTTACTTTACGTGTAGTGTGAGATAGAACGATACGCCAAAATCGAGCATATTCGATTCCGTATTCATCTTCAACTTCATCGATACGGTTTCGTAGAAGACTCAGTTCATACAATTGAGGTTGTGGAAACCACCCGTCTCGAACCTCTGGTAATTCCAACGATGACACCTCGCCTTCTGACTCATATTCTTCGCGTACGTCACGAAGGTCTGAACTTAGATTCTGCAATATGAAGTCACGAGAATCAGATAAATCGTTTCGTTCTAATGGCGTTGCTTTGGCTTCACTCAACATTACAGCAAACGGGTTGATGTCATTCGCTTCAGCATTCAGTCCATGTAGGCGAGCTTCCACAGATGTTGTTCCACTTCCTGAAAATGGGTCGTAAATCAAATCTCCTTCTTCAATCACGCCTTCATCGAGATAGTAGGACAGCAAATTATCTACAATCTGAGGAACCATACGTGCAGGGTATTTGTGTAACCCATGAGTGTATTTCTGCGTGTTTACGCCCTTGAACGTCCAATCAATATCATCTAAACTCGTGATTTCATCTGGTTCAGATACAGAGCCTAGAACGCTTTGTCGTGAATCCTTAGTCATGAATAGTCCTATGTGACTGGTGGTAAGAGGTAGTTGTTTCGTAAACGAGCTACCTTATCATACTATGTTATTCTACGATTCCATTATATTTACGATGTGGATTAATAGTGTAAAGTGCTGGTATTAATTAACACGTCATTCATCCCCTCAGTCAACTGTGGTAGATATACGACTCAATGATGCTGATAAATCTATACTCTCTGAGCTGCAGGAAGGACGTGTAACAGCAGTATATCTTGAGACACAAATTGATTGGTCTCGTTCATATATTACGCAGAGATTGAAGCGTTTAGAGGAACACAATATTATAGAAAACTTGGAAGATACAGGATTGTATTCTATACAAGTTGACGTAGACGAAACAGAATTCTAATCTACATATTCAAATACGAAACCGAATCCACGTCGGCGTATGCATCCGTATAGATTGGCCGACCGAGTGCGAATCGATATTCCCGACGAGAACGATGTGAATTTTGAATACCATGGAGAACATGGAATGGTGCTCTCCCGTCGAGATGGAGTCTACGAAGTTGCGCTCGATGATTCGAATATTGTGCTGGAGGTCACAGCAGAAGAAGTTCGACCACCACTCTATTAACCAACACACTCTGTATTTTGTTGGTTAAGATTCTGCAGTGGAAAAGCAGGGGGTAAGCTCCATCATGAGTCCGACTGGCTGTCGTCCTCCGTCTGAATATATGCCGAGACTTACTACTGAATTGCCATCTATCACGCATCTTATACAGATAGAATTCATTGCTTAATCTGGAGGGCCTAGCGGGGGCAAAAGAATCTCAGTTGTGGGGGCAACTGAGTCCTTGCTTTTCAGAAAGTCTATTCTCAGTACTTCACAAAGCCGCTTAGTTAGAACGTCTGCTTGCTGAAGGTGTGTCTAAAACCAAACAAGCAGACGGTGAGATCCACGAGGACCAGCTTCTTAACTTTCTCGTCAACCGCCTTGACGAGGAAGTTTCGCTCTCGTTAGCCAATAACGCTGAAATCACTGCTGAAGACATCTATGAGGTCCTCGTCGGCGCTTGCGCCGACGGGACCTCTGTCGCGTCGGCGGCGGTCAGCCGCCGACAGCGACAGCTCTCCGTCGATCCGTCCGTAATTCTCTCGTCGAGACCGTCAGTACAACCGCTTCGACACAGAACTCAGGCCGCAGAAACAGCTAGCCGAGGATGCTTTGTGAGGTACTGATTATGTATGTCAAAAGTAATTTGGACACTTGCTGTAGCATATGGTCTCGTTGGACTCGGTCTATTCTACAGTTTAGCAGTAGATTCTAGTGAGCTATTTTTAGCCATGACTACCGTCATCTATGTTCTAATGCTTCCATTAGCATATCTAGTCTATAAAAAACGGGTTGTAAGTGAGTAATCGCTCAAGAAACAGCCAATTCCCACATCTACGTAGCAGCTGTGTCACTGCTAAAAGTGTTAGTTCAATAGGATTTCAACAAAGCCAGATAGTCCCTTGGCGGTTCAAGACGCGAATGCGTCTTCAGCGATTTCTGAGACAGCCATCGAGACGTTTGATTTGGGAACGTACATCGGTGCTAAACTGACCGTTAACAACGAACCATACGGGACGATTTGCTTCGCCGATAAAGAAGAACGAGGCACTACGTTCAGTGATGCTGAAACACACTTCGTGGAACTGCTGGCTCATCTGGCCAGAAACGCGATTGAACGACGGACTTACGAACAGGAACTCGAAGAGCGTGAAGCTCGTCTTGATGAACGAGAAGAAGAGCAGCGGGCCCTCATCGATGCCAGTTTCGATCTAGTGTTCCGTATCGATACTGACGGACAGTTCACGTTTATATCAGATACTGCAGAAGATCTCTTGGGCTACACACCAGAGGAACTCGTTGATCGCCCGTTTAGCTTGTTACTCCCAGATAACGCCTCCGTTGAGCTAGCAACAGAGACCTACGAACAAGCATTAGCTGGTCAGTCCGTCGAAGAAGAATATCTTGTCGTTGAATCCAAGACAGGCGACCAAGTCGTCTTAGATGTTCGAAAGGTCCCAATCTACGAGAGCACCGTTCCGAAAGAAAACCGAACAACCGCTGATATCGTCGGTGTTCAAGGGGCTGCAAAAGCAGCAACTGAACGGTTTCACCGCGAACGACTGAACCACGTTCTGAATCGTGTCCTCAGACATAACCTCCGGAACGATATGAACGTCATCGGCGGATTTTCAGAGGTCCTCGAAAAACGGTTGTCTGGCGAGAACGCGGAGCTGGCCGAGCGAATTAACAGGACAAGCGACCGACTGTCACAGCTCTCTGAGTCGACTCGCAAGCTAAGTGAGAATATGGACCTCGCTCCTGAGCTGGAGCCCATGGATATCACACCCATGGTGGAGCGTGCGGCCAGCCAAATCACCGAGCGATATCCCGACGCAGATATCACGGTGAAAATGCCCAGCAAGATAGTGGCGCAGAGTACCCTCAGTTTGGAAACGGCTGTCTGGGAATTACTCGATAATGCCGCTAAGCACGCGGGAGACTATCCAGAGGTGTCAGTCGAAGTAACGACGATAGAAGATCGGGTTGCAATACGGATTTTTGACGACGGCCCCGGGTTGCCGCCCAGCGAGCGGTCGGTACTGACAACTGGTGAAGAGACGCCGCTCGTTCATGGCCAAGGACTGGGATTGTGGCTCGTCTACTGGATTATTGAGGGCCTGAACGGCGATCTGCAGCTACACAATGACGATCCTAGAACGTGTATTGAGCTCCGACTCCATGCTGGTGAAGTGCCTTCAGAATCCTCTGGTGAATAGGGTCTGGAGTTGATAACGCAATGACTACACTTCAGACAGCCACCAGTCAATTGCAAGCGTCACTCCCGGTGTTTGAGTTGTACATTGTCGTTTTCGTAGCTGCCGCAGTAATCTGCTTTGCTAGCATCTTCCGCACCAAGCAGATCAACCAACACGATACGCGGAACGGGTTGATCGCACTCCTTGCAACAAGTGGAGCCTGGGCTCTTCTTCAAGTCGCCTATCTCATCGCTCCAACACCGGATCTCAAATATGTCTTCTACTTGGTCGGTCTTGTTGTTGGCCTTGCCACTGTCGGCCCGTGGCTCTACTTTTGTTCAGCCTACACGGGACGGTCGCTCCATCACAACACTACCTATCAGCAAGTCGCTGTTGGAGTCTATCTCGGCATCGTTGCCGTCAAGCTCACGAACCCGATCCACGGGCTGTACTTCACGTCGATGATGGTCGACCAGCCGTTTACCCACCTCATGATCAATCACGGCATCCTCCACTGGCTGGCGATGGGGGTAGCCTACGGGCTGGCGGTCGTCGGCATTTTCATGTTGTTCGAACTCTTCACCCAGGTCGACTACGATACCCGACCGTTCGTCGCACTCATTGGGTTAACGGCCCTGCCAGTCATCCTCGATATTTTAGGAGCTATTAGCAACTCGTTTGTCAACATCGGCTACTCTGCTCTTGGTGTCGCCGTCTTTGCGGTCGGTGTGCTGTTCATCTATACGGACCGCTTCGGGACTATTCAGTTGGCTGGTCAGTACGATGATCCCGTGATCGTCCTTGACGATGATGATGAGATCCGTGATTTCAATCGGAGCGCGGCAAGACTATTTCCAGCACTCGAAGGCCGTCTTGATGAACCGCTTGCCGAAGTCTGCCCGGAGCTCGCAGCCACGACACGGAATAGAGAAGTCTATCAATATACCAACTGCGACGAGACACAGTACTTCCGACCAACGAGAAACTCCTTTAGTGCAAACAACGTCCAGCTCGGGTTGCTGCTTGTGTTGAGTGACGTGACCGATGAAGAACGCTACAGACGGCGGCTCGAAGCCCAAAACGACCGTCTTGAACAGTTCACTGGTATGGTTTCCCACGACCTCCGGAACCCGCTCAACGTCGCCCAAGGTAATAGTGAGATCATCTATGAACTCCTTGACGCCACGAAAACTGACGACGG
This genomic stretch from Halorubrum lacusprofundi ATCC 49239 harbors:
- a CDS encoding winged helix-turn-helix transcriptional regulator; amino-acid sequence: MVDIRLNDADKSILSELQEGRVTAVYLETQIDWSRSYITQRLKRLEEHNIIENLEDTGLYSIQVDVDETEF
- a CDS encoding ATP-binding protein, which translates into the protein MGTYIGAKLTVNNEPYGTICFADKEERGTTFSDAETHFVELLAHLARNAIERRTYEQELEEREARLDEREEEQRALIDASFDLVFRIDTDGQFTFISDTAEDLLGYTPEELVDRPFSLLLPDNASVELATETYEQALAGQSVEEEYLVVESKTGDQVVLDVRKVPIYESTVPKENRTTADIVGVQGAAKAATERFHRERLNHVLNRVLRHNLRNDMNVIGGFSEVLEKRLSGENAELAERINRTSDRLSQLSESTRKLSENMDLAPELEPMDITPMVERAASQITERYPDADITVKMPSKIVAQSTLSLETAVWELLDNAAKHAGDYPEVSVEVTTIEDRVAIRIFDDGPGLPPSERSVLTTGEETPLVHGQGLGLWLVYWIIEGLNGDLQLHNDDPRTCIELRLHAGEVPSESSGE
- a CDS encoding DNA methyltransferase; translation: MTKDSRQSVLGSVSEPDEITSLDDIDWTFKGVNTQKYTHGLHKYPARMVPQIVDNLLSYYLDEGVIEEGDLIYDPFSGSGTTSVEARLHGLNAEANDINPFAVMLSEAKATPLERNDLSDSRDFILQNLSSDLRDVREEYESEGEVSSLELPEVRDGWFPQPQLYELSLLRNRIDEVEDEYGIEYARFWRIVLSHTTRKVSYQRNGEFKRYRLSEEDREEHNPDLESIFTKKLKENYNLMLEYSDVVDHSLETTIHYSDSRSATEDVGEDVADIVITSPPYGDHKTTVAYGQFSQDPALLTGKVTYDEMRNVDKNGLGGKNEIVEPLSDLEEYSPALKETLETLREKEGRSDDALNFFSDYYAVMEEVAKIAKPSQPVAWVVANRTMSRVNIPTHLITVELCEHLGYEFDVNLPREIPNKTMPLSNAPENVTGDTGELMSNENIVILRAPETN
- a CDS encoding MvaI/BcnI family restriction endonuclease; the protein is METHRNADTGVGKTLEDLLGIEENNVPGPDTAGVELKSVRNSSGSLTSLFTKEPPKGDEYRPFWSQKMVNELGYVDDKGRQALKVTVRPDEPNNRGFYLDYTDDTIEVVHEDVGTCAIYPIEWLQEKFEDKFPQMVMVFADSEKRDGREYFHYVDAYHLDGFDGDEFLELMREGIITLDLRMHLKESGANRNRGTAWRIMDESKLDRAFAERTPLLDDIDPEDYRDSGQTTLPSDDDD
- a CDS encoding site-specific integrase, giving the protein MQLESYEEDDGFRVSLTKEEREALYDEIDNTTSSIAWGLASYCGLRRQEIGDVQFKDLRRRDNGDYVLRVWEGKGDKYRETPVPSSLAIRIQTVEETSDVDSSDEVIDHSMRTCIRHVQAAADRIQDETGDEGWQYLGLHDGRRTFCNTLLDSDVGPLQVMQWASFDDWKTFKKHYLTSVPHKASSASCFCGLSSVSKRLY
- a CDS encoding ISH3-like element ISHla1 family transposase → MSKTKQADGEIHEDQLLNFLVNRLDEEVSLSLANNAEITAEDIYEVLVGACADGTSVSTLCASSQNSPAGNTVLYHLRTKFEPERLERVANTLLRKDLDELLPEQVEVCADLHLRPYYGDEDDTDGLYHSVAKRGTTAFHAYATLYARVKNKRYTLAVRRLKDGDTASSVLAEFFGVLDGLDAGVKAVYLDRGFYDSKCLTLLQAHNYAYVIPIIRWGEAIQQELSEGWSRVIQHDLTGKLDGHSWTVDFPVYIDCTYLNGKYDENGVARHGYAADAPFIDSPRDARYHYSKRFGIESSYRLFEQAIATTTTRDPTVRLLYVVVSLLLQNVWRYLHYEYVATPRRGGRRLWWWPYKEFVNMIRRAAWTALAVRRAVPANRPPDDRFHR
- a CDS encoding ATP-binding protein, which codes for MTTLQTATSQLQASLPVFELYIVVFVAAAVICFASIFRTKQINQHDTRNGLIALLATSGAWALLQVAYLIAPTPDLKYVFYLVGLVVGLATVGPWLYFCSAYTGRSLHHNTTYQQVAVGVYLGIVAVKLTNPIHGLYFTSMMVDQPFTHLMINHGILHWLAMGVAYGLAVVGIFMLFELFTQVDYDTRPFVALIGLTALPVILDILGAISNSFVNIGYSALGVAVFAVGVLFIYTDRFGTIQLAGQYDDPVIVLDDDDEIRDFNRSAARLFPALEGRLDEPLAEVCPELAATTRNREVYQYTNCDETQYFRPTRNSFSANNVQLGLLLVLSDVTDEERYRRRLEAQNDRLEQFTGMVSHDLRNPLNVAQGNSEIIYELLDATKTDDGYEPLSDETLDTVVTSAKTLSNTLDRMERLIDDLLVLARQGQAIDSREVVSLAAIVENCWEMVDHKNAALVVDDDLTFAVDPDRLQQLFENLFRNAIEHGGDDVTIRVGALENNGFYVEDDGPGIPEEKREAVFDSGFTTNRDGTGFGLAIVKEIVEAHGWTVSVADSDEGGARFEVTDIETKHSDE